One window of the Branchiostoma lanceolatum isolate klBraLanc5 chromosome 3, klBraLanc5.hap2, whole genome shotgun sequence genome contains the following:
- the LOC136430428 gene encoding protein mono-ADP-ribosyltransferase TIPARP-like translates to MVLQRTGDVTSSSCRCLDSWQWSPDLVVPGSTQPYVRVSLQPTAGEYKTVESMFMASMASEGAVMQRIDKVENPNLLARYQSKKAALSERLSPDCINEVQAFHGTTPDCVDGICKSSVIPYGKGAYFAWTAIRSHCYTEEDADGLRYMILSHVMLGYWTVGEPRPLKPGLPVILRGHHLTHGDSAIDQAHNPHVFVTWDQYQSYPSYVIVYRAPDCIHRQLSVQQEVMQAMKKWDKDAKKRARHSRRRKDTASCVVM, encoded by the exons ATGGTGCTCCAGAGGACCGGTGACGTCACGTCGTCGTCCTGCCGCTGCCTGGACTCGTGGCAGTGGTCCCCTGACCTGGTGGTGCCGGGCTCCACCCAGCCGTACGTGCGGGTCTCCCTGCAGCCCACCGCCGGCGAGTACAAGACGGTAGAGTCCATGTTCATGGCCTCCATGGCCTCGGAGGGGGCCGTGATGCAGAGAATCGACAAAGTGGAGAACCCGAATCTTCTAGCCAGATATCAAAG TAAGAAAGCCGCCCTGTCAGAACGCTTGTCACCTGACTGTATCAACGAAGTCCAGGCGTTCCACGGCACAACGCCTGACTGTGTGGACGGGATCTGTAAGTCTAGTGTGATCCCGTACGGGAAGGGCGCGTACTTCGCCTGGACAGCCATCAGGAGTCACTGCTACACGGAGGAGGACGCAGATGGGCTCAG GTACATGATCCTGTCGCACGTCATGTTGGGGTACTGGACGGTGGGCGAACCCAGGCCGCTCAAACCTGGGCTTCCCGTCATCCTGAGGGGCCACCACCTCACACACGGCGACTCTGCGATAGACCAGGCGCACAACCCGCACGTCTTCGTCACGTGGGACCAGTACCAGTCCTACCCCTCATACGTCATCGTCTACAGAGCTCCTGACTGCATACACAG GCAGTTGTCTGTTCAACAAGAAGTGATGCAGGCCATGAAGAAGTGGGACAAGGACGCCAAGAAAAGAGCGCGGCACAGTCGGAGGAGAAAAGACACAGCTTCCTGCGTAGTCATGTAG